AATACATCATAGACGCTGATTCTGGTATCTCTCACACAAGGTTTACCAAATCGTTTTTCGCTCTGAATTGTTATGATATCATCATATTTCATTTTCAAGTCTCGTATTGAATTAAATTACATCCAAAACCACTAAATTTCAGATACAATATAAAAAATACACAGTAATTGATTTAATCCTCTTTGGATTCTCCCGACAGAATAGCCTCTGCAGAACCCGCTGGTTTCGGCCTGGTTGCTACCATTCATCATTAAATTAGTGTTAATTCTGTATAAAAATTAGTAGATCTACTAATTTATTTTTAATTTTGGATAGTATAATTTCGTAATCTTCCCGGTTTAATATGAGCGACTCTCTTGTAATAATCGTAACGCTTGTCTTTTTTATAGTTGTCCCACCCGTCAGTATTGCTCTCTTCAGGAAGCAGAAAGACTCTTATCTCGACCCCGAAACTATCGAGAACATGTCGATTAATCCCGATCTGGTTGCTTTCGAAGATGAATCACGGGTAGATGAGAATTCTGAAACAGAGGATTCTGATAATGTTGAAATCGAGCGCGAACCTCCCAAACATAAGTTTTCGCGAAAAACCAATCCCAAGCACCACTTCAAATAATTGGATAGTTGAGGTATTTAAAACAAAAAAGCCCTCAGATTTCTCTGAAGGCTTTTCTTGTGAGCACGGGTGGGCTCGAACCACCGACCCTCTGCTTAAAAGGCAGATGCTCTACCCCTGAGCTACGTGCCCAACAAACAATAAAAAACTTTTTCGGCCCGAACCACCGACGCTTCCGATAAATCGGAATGCTCTACCCCTGAGCTACGTGCCCAACTACAACTTTGAATAAAAAATCAAAATTAGCTTACAAATATAAGCACATGGAAAATAAATTCAAAATGTTTTTTTAGCGTCAGTCGTTATTTAAAGAGGTCTATTTGAAAAAATAGTGGCAAAAGATTGAAGTGTTCAATTTGAAAGGGGGAAAAGATAGAATTCGAGAAGCATCATAGCCGGAAATTTGGACGATATAATGCGATTTTAGAAGATATCTCCCGACTGCTCCTGTGAACACAAACCATTAACAATAAGGAATCTTTTCAATGCTATCGCATAACAACCATCTTCTTCACTAAACTCACCCCTCCCGATGCCATCCTGTAAAAATAGACCCCGCTTGGCAGGTTATCTGCCTTAAAGGTGACCCGGTGATTGCCTGCTTCTTGTATGCCTTCAACAAGTGTGGCGATTTTTTGTCCGAGAGTGTTATATACAATTATTGTTACTTCACCGGTGACAGGTAGTGTGTAAGAGATAATGGTTTCCGGATTAAATGGATTTGGGTAGTTCTGCCCGAGTTCAAATGAGACCGGTGTGGATGTTACAATTTCGTCAACAGAAACCACACCACCTCCGTCAGTGGTTTTCAGAATGGAGCCGTAAGACCCTGCAATCCATGCTGTCTGTCGATCAAACATTTCTACCGTATAAAATGCGTATGTCGTTCCACTATTCTGTTTTCCCCAGGTGTCACCCCCGTCTGTGGTGAAAAAGAGGGTTCCATTTGCACCGACTGCCCGACCAGACATCTCATCCGCGAAATCGATCGATTCGAGCAAAAGTCCGGGTTCCAAATGCTGACGAACCCATGAGATACCTCCATTTGTTGTTTTCAGAATCGTACCATTCCAACCACATGCCCAACCTGTTAGTTCATTTACGAAGCAAAAAGAGTACATTGTCACGGTTCCAACATAGATCCCCTGCCAGTTTCCTCCCCCGTTGGTTGTCTTGTAGATCACTCCGCCATCCGCGATGCACCAACCTGTCTGACTGTTTATAAATCTAATCTCCATTATTGAACTTGTAGTATCGTTGAATTGGGGGATCCAGGTTTGCCCCCCGTCAGTGGTTTTCCTTATCTTTCCAGAGTGACCGGCAACCCATCCTGTCTGAGAATCAACAAAACTCAATGAATGTAAAGGGTATTCAGTGGTATTCTCCTGTAGTGACCAGCTTACACCCCCATTAGTGGTCCTAAGAATATTCCAGACATAACCCTCTCCTCCGACAGCCCATCCATTCATGTTATCCACGAACTGTACCGCCCTCAAAGGTTGAGTTGTGCCACTGTTTTGGACCTCCCAGGTTGATCCGCTGTTGGATGTGTGGATTATAGTCCCGCCCAGACCCACCATCCAGCCGTTAAGGGAATCGGTAAAACTAGACGAGTAAAGTGTGGCAGAAGTAACCCGTGGTTTGGAGCTCCAGGTTGCTCCTCCATCGGAGGTAAGAAACAACTGGCCATACTGTCCGACTACACATCCTGTTGATGAATTTGCGAAATGCATCCCTCTCAGGAACCAGGTGCCCCCTGTTATTGACTCATTCCATGTATTACCGCCGTCGGTGGTTCTTGACACATTGAACTTGTCGCTTAGAGCCCAGCCGTGCAGGGAATCGATGAATTGGAGCGCCATACGATACCGGGTCGAACCCGTGGTTATCCTGGTCCAGGAGGTTCCACCATTCGTGGTTTTCATAATCGTTCCGGCACCACCTCCGCACGCCCATCCATTTTGTGAACCGAAGAACTGTATCGAATAGAAAGTCTCCAGTGTCCCTGTGGTTTGTGTCTGCCAGGAATTACCACCGTCAGTTGTTTTAAGGATATAGCCTGACTGTCCGGCTGCCCAACCTGTGTTCTGATCGATAAAGAAAATTGATTCCAGCTTGATCTCCGGTTGATTACGGAAAGTGCTCCAAGAGGTTCCGCCATCAGTCGTCTTCATGATTACACCTCCCCACCCTGTTGCCCACCCCGTCATTTCGTTTATGAAGAAAACATCAATCAGGTCTTTATTCACAATTGCATCCGAAACTTCCCAGTAACTGCCGCCATCGGTGGTTTTAAGGAAGGTTCCATGGTCGCCCACTGCAAAACTGATTTGTGAGTTTAATGTAAACAAGCCATGCAAATAATAACCTGTATTCGCCTCCATCCTGTGCCAATTCTCGCCGCCATTGGTAGTCTTTATTATTGTGCCATCAGCACCAACCGCCAACGCGGTCTCCGGATTTGTGTACTTTACATCGAAAAGCCAGTTTCCCTGAGGAAGCGGATTTTGCCAGAACCATTGGGCATTAAGAATGGATGAGAGGGTGAGTATAAATAGAAGTGAAGTCTGTGCTTTCATTTTTTACCTGCCTAAAAAAAGTGATGTTCAATAGTCATTTTGTGCCGCATCAATCCTGATGCCGAAATAAAATTCGTAAGTCCGTTAATTCTATCGAAAAAAATCAATTATTGAAGTATCGGAAATTTTTTATTAAAATCCTAATGATAATTAGCTGGTATTATACTAAGTGTAAATACAAAAATAACTTCAAATTGACTTTTTAGTAGCCCCGAAATTCCTTAATTTTAGAGTCTGTTTTTGAAAAAATTTGATATCAGTATACCAGTGTAATCACCAACAGCAGCCAACTAATTCCCGTCTTCTCAAAAAAATGCAGGAGAAGCTATGATTGGAAAAATACTCCAGCCCGAGATCAGCGAGTTAATCCGTAAAAGGAATCTCTCGCCGATTAAAGAACTTATAGATGAATGGACTCCTGCAGACCTGGCTGACCTCATTTCCTGCCTTCCCGATACCGATTGTGCCGTTTTCTTCAGAGTACTCCCCAAAGATGTGGAGATAGAAACATTCGAATACCTTGAGATTGAAGATCAGATGAATCTTCTTAAAGCGATGGGGAATGAAGAGGTTTCGAACATCCTGAACGAGATGTCGCCTGATGATCGTACCGCACTGTTTGAAGAACTTCCGGCAAGCATTACAAAACAACTGATGTCCCTCCTCTCAACCGAGGAAAGGGCAGTCGCAAAACAGTTGCTTGGTTATCCCGAAAACTCTATCGGCCGTCTGATGACTCCCGATTACATAGCAGTAGAGGAAGACTGGTCGATAAAGGAAGTGCTGGACTACATTCGTGAAAACGGTGAGGATTCTGAAACCCTGAACACGATTTATGTCGTGAATGAAAGAGGGCAGCTCGTGGATGACATCAGAATCAGGGAGTTTCTGTTGAATCCACTTCACAAAAAGGTGTATGATCTGATGGATAACAATTTTGTCTGTCTTAGCGCTTCGGAAGATCAGGAACAGGCAGTAGAGGTTTTCAAGAAATATGACAAACTTTCGATTCCCGTGGTTGATTCAGACGGTGTACTGATTGGCATCATTACCGTGGATGATGTGTTGGATGTTGCTGAAGAAGAGGCTACCGAGGATATCCAGAAACTGGGTGCCGTTTCTGCTTTGGAGGATTCATATGTAGACACTACAATTCCGCAGATGATAAAAAAACGGGTCGGCTGGCTTGCAGTACTTTTTGTCAGCGGAAGTCTTACAGCGTCTGCGATAGGAATTTTCGAAGAGGAGCTTGCAAAGGCACTTGTGCTTTCCCTCTTTATTCCGCTGGTTATTGCCTCGGGGGGTAATTCAGGATCGCAGGCAGCCACTCTTGTCACCCGTGCCCTCTCACTTGGTGAAATATCGATAGGTGACTGGTGGGGAGTGATGAAAAAAGAATTCATAACGGGGCTTTTTCTCGGACTGATCCTTGCCGTAATCGGATTTTTCAGAATTGCCATACTTGAGGTGCTGAACCTGAGTCATCTCGATTACTGGTTTTTAATCTCACTGAGTGTATCAAGTGCCCTGATCGGGGTTGTTCTTTGGGGTACATTTGTGGGTGCAATGTTGCCGCTTTTGCTTAAGAGGCTGGGTTTTGATCCCGCTACTTCGTCAGCCCCCTTTGTTTCCACACTTGTGGATGTGACGGGAATAATCATCTACTTCACCTGTGCCGCCCTTTTCCTCAGGGGTACACTTCTTTAATACCGGGGTAACACCCAAAATAAAAAAGGCAGACCACATTTTTTGCAGCCCGCCTTTTCCATTCAACTAAAATTTCCTTATTGTGTCAGCTCACCTGTTACAGGATCGAGGAGGAATTTGGTGCCACCGACATTCATTTGAATTTTATCACCGCCGAGAGTAATGTTTATTTCCCGGTTGATAACTTTTTCTCTGTAAACTTCACCTTTCAGAAATGTAACTGTTGCTGTGTAGGTGCCGGTGATTGTTCCGCTTATTGCACGATGCCAGTTTAGTGTCCTTATTCTTGGCCCCTTAACATTGGTAAAGTTTAATGTAAGGTTGTTGTTAAGTGTGCGGACGGCATTTCCTCTGGTGATGGTATCAGAGACGGCTCTTCTTAGAGGGGAGGCCGGAAGTGTATTAACTGTGACAATGGAAGTGTTGGCGTCTGTTGTGGTCCATCCGGCAGAGAGAGTGAGAAGCTTGCGGGATACGCCCGGTCTTACCAGTTCCCCGGTTCCGCTGACAATTTCCTGATTTACAGAGTAGGCAGTATCAGGTGTACCGTTCAGATCGACAATATAGTGTTT
The nucleotide sequence above comes from Ignavibacteria bacterium. Encoded proteins:
- a CDS encoding T9SS type A sorting domain-containing protein; the encoded protein is MKAQTSLLFILTLSSILNAQWFWQNPLPQGNWLFDVKYTNPETALAVGADGTIIKTTNGGENWHRMEANTGYYLHGLFTLNSQISFAVGDHGTFLKTTDGGSYWEVSDAIVNKDLIDVFFINEMTGWATGWGGVIMKTTDGGTSWSTFRNQPEIKLESIFFIDQNTGWAAGQSGYILKTTDGGNSWQTQTTGTLETFYSIQFFGSQNGWACGGGAGTIMKTTNGGTSWTRITTGSTRYRMALQFIDSLHGWALSDKFNVSRTTDGGNTWNESITGGTWFLRGMHFANSSTGCVVGQYGQLFLTSDGGATWSSKPRVTSATLYSSSFTDSLNGWMVGLGGTIIHTSNSGSTWEVQNSGTTQPLRAVQFVDNMNGWAVGGEGYVWNILRTTNGGVSWSLQENTTEYPLHSLSFVDSQTGWVAGHSGKIRKTTDGGQTWIPQFNDTTSSIMEIRFINSQTGWCIADGGVIYKTTNGGGNWQGIYVGTVTMYSFCFVNELTGWACGWNGTILKTTNGGISWVRQHLEPGLLLESIDFADEMSGRAVGANGTLFFTTDGGDTWGKQNSGTTYAFYTVEMFDRQTAWIAGSYGSILKTTDGGGVVSVDEIVTSTPVSFELGQNYPNPFNPETIISYTLPVTGEVTIIVYNTLGQKIATLVEGIQEAGNHRVTFKADNLPSGVYFYRMASGGVSLVKKMVVMR
- the mgtE gene encoding magnesium transporter, which produces MIGKILQPEISELIRKRNLSPIKELIDEWTPADLADLISCLPDTDCAVFFRVLPKDVEIETFEYLEIEDQMNLLKAMGNEEVSNILNEMSPDDRTALFEELPASITKQLMSLLSTEERAVAKQLLGYPENSIGRLMTPDYIAVEEDWSIKEVLDYIRENGEDSETLNTIYVVNERGQLVDDIRIREFLLNPLHKKVYDLMDNNFVCLSASEDQEQAVEVFKKYDKLSIPVVDSDGVLIGIITVDDVLDVAEEEATEDIQKLGAVSALEDSYVDTTIPQMIKKRVGWLAVLFVSGSLTASAIGIFEEELAKALVLSLFIPLVIASGGNSGSQAATLVTRALSLGEISIGDWWGVMKKEFITGLFLGLILAVIGFFRIAILEVLNLSHLDYWFLISLSVSSALIGVVLWGTFVGAMLPLLLKRLGFDPATSSAPFVSTLVDVTGIIIYFTCAALFLRGTLL